The DNA sequence GATCGTCGGCCACAAGGGCGCCAAGGACTTTCGCGACCAGATCGGGAGTGACGTCGGTGCCCTCGGCGGTTACCGACGCCACCTCGGACAACCGCATCCCGTTCTCGGTGAGGGTTCCGGTCTTGTCCGCGCACACCACGTCGACGCGGGCCAGGCCCTCGATGGCGGGCAGTTCCTGGACCAGGCACTGGCGCCGGCCAAGCCGGACCACCCCGACGGCGAAGGCGATCGACGTCATCAGCACCAGACCTTCCGGGACCATCGGCACCAGCGCACCGACCATCCGCAGCACCGACTCCCGCCAGCCGACCCCGGTGGTGAACAGCTGGGTGTAGATGGTCAGCAGGCCCGCCGGCCACAGCAGGTAGGTGATGAACTGCAGGATCTTGTTGATGCCGCTGCGCAGTTCGGACTTCACCAGGGTGAACTTGCTGGCCTCCTCGGCCAGCCGGGCCGCGTAGGCCTCCCGGCCCACCTTGGTGGCCCGGTAGGCACCGGTGCCCGCGACGACGAAACTGCCCGACATCACCGCGGCGCCGACGTCTTTGGGAATCGGGTCGGCTTCACCGGTCAGCAGCGACTCGTCGACCTCCAGCATCGATGCCTCGAGCAATTCACCGTCGACCACGATCTGGTCACCGGGCCCCAGTTCGATGATGTCGTCGAGGACGACCTCGTTGGGCGCCAAGGGTTTCGTGCCCGACTGGCGGCGCACGGTGGGTTTGGCCTGCCCGACGATGGCCAGGTTGTCCAGGGTCTTCTTGGCCCGCAGTTCCTGGATGATGCCGATGCCGCTGTTGGCGATGATGAGCAGGCCGAACAGCCCGTTGATCAGCGATCCGGTGGCCAGCACAATCAGCAGCAGCACACCGAGGATGGCGTTGATCCGGGTGAAGACGTTGGCCCGGACGATCTCGTTGACACTGCGCGACGCCCGGCTGGGGACGTCGTTGGTCTTACCTTCGGCGGTGCGTGCGGCGACCTCGGCGTCGCTCAGACCGGTCGCGGTGCTGGCAGTCATTTGGTGAAAGTGCCCATCTTCTCGTCGTCGTAGTACTCCAGCGTGAGTTTGTCGCCGTCGAAACGGGCCGCGGAAATGCTTCCGGGCGGCGAGTTTTCGTCGACGAAGCTCAGGGCGAACTCATCACCGTCCCAGTGGGTCAGCTCGAAGGTCTGCCCCTTGGGTCCCAGTGCCACGGTGAGCTTGCCGTCCTTCTCGGCGACGGTGGCCGGCCCCCAGAACGCATTGGCGTAGGTGCCGGCGTAACTGGCCAGCGGCTTGGCCGGCGCGGCATTGGCCGGCGGCTGCTTACCGGACAGCGACCCCACCGGCGCGTCCATCGTGGCGAAGGCATCGCCGTAGAGCTTGCGCCAGTCTTCGCGGACCTGGCCGAATTGGACGAGGTCGGCGAACTCAGCGGTCAGCGTCTCCGGGATCCCGCGCGGGGTGGCGTTGGTCAGCGCGACGATCGCGACATCGGCCGACGGGATGATCACGAAGTTCGTTCCGCTTCCGAGTTCGAAGGCCCCGGAATGGCTGATCTCAGTGCGCGCCGCGGAGGTGGTGCCGACGTTGAATCCGTAGCCGTAGAAACCCGACCGCATGGCCGGCTCACTGGGCGGGCTGGACACGATCTGCGGAGTCAGCGCCGGCAGCAGCGCGGCGGGATCCACGATCTGCCGGCCGTTGTAGGTTCCGTTGGCCAGCAGCATGGTCAGCCAGTGCGTCATGTCGTTGACCGACGAGCTGACCCCGCCCGCCGGAGACTCCGGATCGGGGTCACGCTGGTAGCGCGGCTGGTAGCCGCCGTCGATGCGGATGTGACCGAGCGCCTTGTCGGCGCGGGCCTCGAAGTCGGCGAACGTTGAACTGGTGGAGGCCATCCCCAGCGGCCGGTAGAGCACCTCGTCGCTGAGATCCTCCCAGGACTTACCCGCTGCGGCAGCAACGGCCTCGGCAGCGGCGGTGAGCCCGAAGTTGGTGTAGGCGTAGGAGATTCGGAACGGGCTCAGCGGATAGTTCCGCAGCCGCTCCAGCACGGCGCGGCGGTCGTAGCCCAGGTCCTCCAGCTTGTCACCGGCGTGGTCGGGCAGACCGGAACGGTGCGAGTACAGGTCACCGATGGCTACCATCCTGGTGACCGCCGGATCGGACAGCGCGAACCAGGGCAGCTTGTCGACCACCGGGGTGTCCCAGGTGATCGCCCTGGTGCCAACCTGATGGGCCACCACGGTGGACCCGATCGACTTGGACACCGAGGCCAGCTGGAACACCGTGTCGGGATCCACCTTGTTCGACGGGTCATCGGCGGGCCTGGTGTTGTCCTTGACACCAAATCCCTTGGCGTACACCGTCTTCCCGCCGTGAACGACCGCTACAGCCATCCCCGGGATACCGGAGGACCTCATCAGGTCTGCGGCGATCCCGTCGAGTTTGGCCACCGCGTTGTCGACGGCGTTGTCCGGCAGCGCCATCGCAGGCACCAGGGGCGGCGGAACGTCGGAGGGCACGGTGGCGGGTTCAGACTTGGGGCTGGTGCTGCAGGCGGTGAGAGTGGCCAACAGAACGACGGTCACGAGAAGTCTGCCCAGAGCGGTCATGGCTTGCACCGTAGTGCGTCAGGGCCGCCACCACCGCTCTATCCCTGGTGATGCCGTGGTGACCACCCGCCCGCCCGGCTTGGGGATCGCGACCGGAATTCCGGCGGCGTCGGCCGCGGTGAGCAGCCGTTCGACCGGCTCGGCCCACGGGTGCGGGGCCAGCCGGAAGGTGCACCAGTGCACCGGCACGAGCAGGCCGGCATCGGTGACGTCGCGGTGCGCCTGCACCGCCTCCTCGGGGTTCATGTGGATATCGGGCCAGGAGTTGTTGTAGGCCCCGATCGGCATCAGCGTCAGGTCGAAGGGGCCGTGCGCGGCGCCGATGTCGGCGAAGCTGCGGGTGTAGCCGGTGTCGCCGCCGAAGTAGGCGCGATGGCGGGGCCCGATGATGGCCCAGGACGACCACAACGTGGTGTTGCGGGTCAGGAACCGCCCCGAGAAGTGCCGCGCCGGGGTGCACACCAGGGTCAGGTCGCCGATACGGGTCTCTTCGTGCCAGTCCAGTTCGATCACCCTGCCGTCCGGGATACCCCAGTGCCGCAGGTGAGCGCCCACTCCGAGCGGGACCACGAACGGGGCGCGCTGGCTGCGGGTCAGCGCCAGCGCGGTGTCCATGTCGAGGTGGTCGTAGTGGTCGTGGCTGACCACCACGGCGTCCAGTGCGGGCAGGGCTTCCAGCGGGGTGGGCACCGGGTGCAGCCGTTGCGGGCCGACCGCGCGCGACGGGGAGCATCGCTGGCTCCAGATCGGGTCGGTGAGCACCCGGTAGCCGTCGATCTCCAGAAGTGCGGTGGAGTGGCCCAGCCAGCTCACCGCCAGTGGTTCGGGCGGCGCGGGCACCGGCGGCTCGTCGAGCGGGATCGTGCTCCGCGGACGGCTGGCCGAACGGCTCGACAGCATGTCGAACAGGACGAGGCGGTTCTCCTCGGCGTCCAGCCGCAGCGGCGAGGCCGGCTCCAGGTTGTGGAAGACCCCGTCGCGGTAGTGCGGCGAACGGCCGGCGACCGGGCCGATCAGGCCGGGCCCGGCGCCCAGCGAGGCGGGCGCGTCGTTGAGAGCGCGCAGGACCCACCCGCCGGTGGCCAGCGATGCGGTCCCGGCGGCGAAGCGCAGCGCCGCCCTCAACAAGTCCTAGGCCCCCTGGAACTTCGGGGCGCGCTTCTCGATGCGCGCCACCTGGGCTTCGATGACGTCCTTGCTGCCCCAGGCCTTGTCGAACAGTTCCTTGTGCAGCGGACCCTGCTCCTCGTAGGCGCCGTCGTCGTTCAGTACCCGCTTGGACGCCTGCAGCGACAGCGGGGCGAACCCGGCGATCTCGGCGGCCCAGGTCTGCGCGTCGGCCAGATCACCGATCCGGTTGGCCATCCCGGTCATCAGCGCGGTCTGCGCGTCAAGCCGCTCGGCGGCCAGCAGCATGGCCCGCGCGCGGCCGTAACCGGCCAGCGAGCTCAACCGTCGCACGCTCCAGTTATCCAGTGCCAGGCCGTATTTCGCGATCGGAAACTGGAAGTACGCCTCCGGTGCCACCACCCGCAGGTCGCAGATCATGGCCAGCTGGACGCCGGCGCCGATGGCCGGACCGTTGATGGCGCCGATCACCGGCATCGGTACGGCGTCGATGGCCTTGTTCAGCGCGATCGCCTTGTCGGGGAAGTCCGCGGCGAACACGTCGCCGGACAGGTCGGCGCCGGCGCAGAACACCGTGCCCTGCCCGGTGATCACGATGGCCCGCACATCGTCGGCCGCCGCCTTCTCCACGGCGTCGCGCAACGAGTCGACCAACTCGGAGTTCAGCGCATTGCGCCGCTCGGAACGCTGCAGCTCGATGGTCGTCACATCACCCACACGGTTGACTCCGATCATGAAACCCAGAGTACTGGGCCGTTAACCTCGTCTGGTGAGTCGCATCGGGGCAGTCGAACTGCGCGACGCTGTCCTGGACGCCGGGTCGTTCCGCAGCTGGGACGACGCGCCGCTGGAGGTGCCCGTCGATCAGGTCTACGCGGCCGAGCTGGCCCGGGCCCGGGCGGCCACCGGGCTCGACGAGTCGGTGCTGACCGGCGAGGGCACTGTATTCGGCCGCCGGGTGGCCGTGGTGGCCTGCGAGTTCGACTTCCTGGCCGGGTCGATCGGCGTGGCCGCGGCCGAACGGATCACCGCCGCCGTGCAGCGCGCGACCGCGGAGCGTCTTCCGTTGCTGGCCTCGCCCAGCTCGGGCGGCACGCGCATGCAGGAGGGCACCGTCGCCTTCCTGCAGATGGTCAAGATCGCCGCCGCCGTCACGCTGCACAAGCAGGCGCATCTGCCCTATCTGGTGTATCTGCGCCACCCGACCACCGGTGGGGTGTTCGCCTCGTGGGGGTCGCTAGGCCACATCACCGTCGCCCAGCCCGGCGCGCTGATCGGCTTCCTGGGCCCGCGGGTCTACGAACAGCTCTACGGGGAACCCTTCCCCGCCGGCGTGCAAACCGCCGAGAACCTGCTGCGCCACGGTGTCATCGACGGCGTGGTGGACATCGACCTGCTGCGCCCGACGCTTGACCGGGCGTTGAGCGTCATCGCCGATACACCCGGGCCCGCACCGGATGCCGCTGCGGCCGAGCCGATCCCGGACGTGCCGGCGTGGGGTTCCGTGGTGGCCTCCCGACGCCCGGACCGGCCGGGTGTGAGCTGGTTGCTGCGGACCGGTGCCACCGACCGGGTGCTGCTGTCCGGGACGCACGGCGAGGCCGCCTCCACGGTGCTGGCGCTGGCCCGCTTCGGCGGGCAGCCCGCCGTCGTCGTCGGCCAGCGGCGCGTCACCGGCGGGCTCGATCCATCCCCGGGTCGCTTCGCTCCTGCCCACCGGACCGGCCCCGCCGCCCTCGCCGAGGCCCGCCGCGGCATGGCACTGGCCGCCAGCCTGCAACTGCCGCTGGTCCTCGTCATCGATACCGCCGGCCCGGCGCTGTCGGCCGACGCCGAACAGAACGGCCTGGCCGGTGAGATCGCCCGCTGCCTGTCCGACCTGGTCACCCTGGACACCCCGACGGTGTCGGTGCTGCTCGGTCAGGGCAGTGGCGGCCCGGCACTGGCGATGGTGCCCGCCGACCGGGTGCTGGCCGCCCAGAACGGCTGGCTGGCGCCGCTGCCCCCGGAGGGCGCCAGCGCGATCGTCTTCCGCGATACCACCCATGCAGCGGAACTGGCTGGCGCACAAGGCATTCGGTCCGCGGATCTGTTGCGCAACGGGATCGTCGATGCGATCGTGCCTGAACATCCCGACGCCGCCGACGAACCAGTCGAGTTCACCCGCCGGTTGGGCACCGCGATCGCCCGCGAACTGCACGGCCTGCGCACGCAGCCGGCCGCCGACCGGTACGCGGCGCGGCTGGAACGCTACCGGCGCATCGGTCTGCCCTGACCCCCATTCCGCCGAAACCGACGAATGGGCGCGGAATCACGAGTGGAACCCGCCACACCGTCGATCTCGGCGCAGCTACGCCAGCGATTCGACCCAGGCTCGGTGCAGCGCGGCATACCGGCCCTGCCCGTCGCCGATCAGCTCGCCGGGCGGCCCGTCCTCCAGGATGCGGCCGTGCTCGAGCACCAGCACCCGGTCGGCGACCTCCACGGTCGACAGCCGGTGGGCGATGATCAGCGCGGTCCGGTCGGCCAGCACGGTGTGCAGTGCGCGCTGCACCAGGCGCTCGCTGGGGATGTCGAGCGAGGACGTCGCCTCGTCCAGGATCAGCACCGCGGGATCGGCCAGGAACGCCCGGGCGAAGGCGATGAGCTGGCGCTGCCCGGCCGACAGCCGTCCACCCCGCTTGGCGACGTCGGTGCGGTAGCCGTCCGGCAGTGCCGCGATGAACCCGTCGGCGCCGACCGCGGCGGCGGCCGCGGCCACCTCCTCGTCGGAGGCCTCGGGCCGGCCGAACCGGATGTTGTCGGCGACCGTGCCGGAGAACAGGAAGTTCTCCTGGGTCACCATGACCACGTGGCGGCGCAGGTCGCTCTGCGCGACGTCGCGCAGGTCGACGCCGTCGAGGGTGACCGCCCCCGAGGTGGGGTCGTAGAACCGGGCGATCAGCTTGGCGATGGTGGTCTTGCCCGCCCCGGTGGTGCCCACCAGTGCGACGGTCTGCCCCGCCGGGATGGTGAGGTTCAGTCCGGGCAGTACCGGCCGGTCGGGGACATAGGCGAACTGGACATCACGCAGGGCGACGTCGCCACGGACGTCGTGCAGCCGCACCGGGTGCGCGGGATCGGCGATACCCGGCTTCTCGGCCAGCACGCCGGCGAGCTTCTCCAGCGCCGAGGACGCCGACTGGAAGGTGTTGAAGAACTGCGAGATCTCCTGCATGGGTTCGAAGAACATCCGCAGGTACAACAGGAAGGCGGCCAGGGTGCCGATCGTCATCTCACCGTGCAGCACCCGGTAGCCGCCATAGAGCAGCACCACACCGGTCGTCAGGTTGCCGACCAGTTTGACCCCCGGCATGAAGATCGCCAACAACCGGAAGGTGCGTTCGTTGTCCGCGCTGTACTGGTCGGCGACGTCGTCGAAGATCTCCTGGTTGCGCGGCTCCCGCCGGTAGGCCTGGACGGCCTTGATCCCGGTCATCGTCTCGACGAACTGCACGATCACCAGGGCCGCGCTCTCCCGGACCTTGCGGTAGGTCTTGGCCGACTCCGCCGAGAACCACCACACCAGGGCGACCAGGATCGGGAACGCCGCCAGACACATCAACCCGAGCCGAACATCAAGGGCCACAAGCAGGATCGCGGTACCGAACAGTGTCAGCACCGCGGTGACCAGGCTGTCGAACCCGGTCTCCAGCATGTCCTGGATGGCCTCGACGTCATTGGTCAGCCTGCTGACCACCCGCCCCGAGGTGTAGCGGTCATGAAAGGCGACGTCGAGACGCTGGAAATGCCGGAACACCCGCCTGCGCACCTCGAGCAGCATCCGCTGGCCGATGCGTCCGGACCGGTTCAGGAAGATCAGCCGACTGACCGCCTGCAGCACCACCACACCGCACAGCGTGGCGACCACCAGGATCAGTTCACGCGACGAACCACCGCTGAGCAGCGGCGGTATCGCATGGTCGATTCCCCGCTGCACCAGCAGCGGAACCGACAGTCGCGCAGCGTTTTCCACGACGACCACCAGGGCCAGCACGCCGACGGTGGCGCGGTAGGGCCGCAACAGCGAGCCGAGCAGGGCGCGCGCCTCGCGGCGCCGCGGCACGGCCTCGTCGATCGGCAGGTCGTCGGGCTGTTCGTCGAACTTGCCGCGCCATTCGGTGGTGGTCATCGCTGACCTCCCTCGAAAGTGACGTAACCGACTGGGCCGCGGACGGATTCGCGCTCCTCACAGGACTCGTCGTAGGCCCGGCCCAGCCGTTGCCGCTCGTCGTCGTCCTCCCACTGCTCGCGCGGTTCGCACCCGTCGTCGAGGTCGTCATCGGCGGCCAGCAGATAGCGGTAGCGCGGAACGGTCGCGAGCAGTTCGGCGTGGGTGCCGAGGTGCGTGATGGTGCCGGCCCCGTCGACAGTGTCCAGCAACGCGACCTTGTCCGCCAGCAGCACCGTCGACGCGCGGTGGGCCACCACCACACCGGTCACCCCGGCCAGCACTCGCCGCAGCGCCTCGGTGACCACCGCCTCGGTGTGCACGTCCAGCGCCGACAGGGTGTCGTCGAGAACCAGGATCCGCGGGGCGGCCAGAATCGCCCGCGCCAGCGAAAGCCGTTGGCGCTGACCGCCGGACAAGCTCATCCCCTGCTCGCCGATGCGGGTCTGCAGGCCGAAGGGCAGGTCGTAGACGAACTCGGCGGCCGCCACCTCGATGGCCCGGGCCAGCTCCTCGTCGCTCACCGGGTTGTCCGAGGACCGGCCCAGCGTGAGATTCTCGGCCACCGACATGGAGAACAGGGTCGGGTCCTCGAACGCGGTGGCCACCGCCGACCGCAGCGCGGACAGCGAGAGGTCCCGGATATCGGTGCCGTCGACCCGGATCGAGCCTTCGCTGACGTCGTAGAGCCGAGGCAGCAGGGCGGCCAGCACCGACTTGCCCGAGCCGGTGGCGCCGACCAGCGCCAGGGTCTCCCCCGGTTCGACGGTGACAGTGACATGGCGCAACGCCCACTCGTCGCTGTCGTTGAACCTAAAACCGACGTCGATCAGTTCGAGCCGGCCGCCGCGCGGTTCCTCGGTGCGCCGGCCGTCGGTGATCTCCCGGGGAGCGTCGAAGATCTCGGCGATCCGGTTGGCCGCCGTCATCGACTCCTGCGTCATCGACAACAGGAAGCCCAGCGAGGCGATCGGCCACACCAGCGACAGCATCATCGTGATGAACGCGACCAGCGTGCCGAGCGTGACCAGGCCGTGCCCGGCGGCGTATGCCCCGAAGCCCAGTACGACGATGAGCGTGAGGTTGGGGATGATCTCGAGCAGCGTCCAGAACTTCGCCGAGACGGCGACCTTCTTGATCTGGGTGTCGTAGAGCTCGCCGGCCTGTTCGTCGAACCGGCCGTACACGTAGTCCTCCCTGCCGAAGGACTTGACGGCCCGCAACCCGAGTGCGGATTCCTCGACGTGGGTGGCGACGTGGCCGGCCTGATCCTGGGCCTGCCGGGACAGCCGGGTGAAGGTGCGCTCGAAGTGCAGCACGATCAAGGTGATCGGCACGATCGAGACCAGCACCACCACGCCCAGCGGCCAGTACATCGCCAGCAGGATCGCGGTCACGACGGTGATCTGCAGGACGTTGAGCATCAGGAACACCAGACCGAAGGACAGCAACCGACGAATCGTGCTCAGGTCATTCATGATTCGCGAGAGCAGCTGACCGGACTGCCACTGCCCATGGAAGGACATCGGCAGGATCTGCAGCCGGGCGTAGAGGTCCTTGCGGATGTCGGCCTCCACACCCATCGTGGCCCGGGCCACCAGCCAGCGCCGGATGAACCACAGCACCGCCTCGGCAACCCCGACCGCCACCGCCGCCGCGCCCACCACCCACAAACCGCGCTGATCCTGATGGCGCACCGGACCGTCGATCACCGCCTTGGTCATCAGCGGAATCGCCACGGTGGCGCCCAGGCTGCTGATAGCGATGACGATCATCGCGATCCACCGGGCGCGGTAGGGCATCAGGTACGGCATCAAGCGCAACAGGTCGGAGGCCGCCCGCGGCCGCGGACGAGGCGGGGCGATGGCCGCAGCCAGGTGCCCTGCACCCGGCTCGTGGGTCGTCTCGCCCAACAGCCCGTCTCCCTTGTTATCGACCGCCATGCACACGGCGCGTCTGCCAACAACGCCGCGGTCGACCCCCCTCATTCCGATGATCCCACGTCGAGCAATCCGATTTCGGCCGCGACATCGTCACGGTAGAACCTCAACTGTGATTGAGGTCAATCACGAGCCCGGACGCGACCTCCCGGCCTCCCACGCCGCCGGGCGGCGATCAGGCAAGATGTGGTCATGGACAGTTCGGCCTCACCGCGGGTACTCGTCGTCGACGACGATCCCGACGTGCTCGCATCGCTGGAACGCGGACTGCGCCTCTCGGGGTTCGAAGTGTCGACCGCCGTCGACGGCGCCGAAGCCCTGCGGTCGGCCACCGAGACCCGGCCCGATGCGATCGTCCTGGACATCAACATGCCCGTGCTCGACGGCGTGAGCGTGGTGACCGCACTGCGCGCCATGGACAACGACGTACCGGTCTGTGTGCTCTCGGCCCGCAGTTCGGTCGACGACCGGGTGGCCGGCCTGGAAGCCGGCGCCGACGACTACCTGGTGAAACCCTTCCAGCTCGCCGAGCTGGTCGCGCGGGTCAAGGCACTGCTGCGCAGGCGGGGATCGACGGCCACCTTCTCCTCGGAGACCATCCAGGTGGGCCCGCTCGAGGTCGACATCCCGGGCCGGCGCGCGCGGGTCAACGGCGTCGACGTCGACCTGACCAAACGCGAATTCGACCTGCTCGCGGTGCTTGCCGAGCACAAGACCGCCGTGCTGAGCCGCGCCCAGTTGCTCGAACTGGTCTGGGGCTACGACTTCGCCGCCGACACCAACGTGGTCGACGTGTTCATCGGCTACCTGCGCCGCAAACTGGAGGCCGGCGGCGCGCCCCGACTGCTGCACACCGTGCGCGGCGTGGGCTTCGTGCTGCGAACCCAGTGACCTGAGCCGGGACCTGAGCCGACGTCATGCTGGCGCGCATCTTCCGCCGCACCCCGTCACTGCGCACCCGGGTGGCGTTCGCGACGGCGATCGGTGCCGCGATCGTGGTCACCATCGTCGGCACCATCGTCTGGATCGGTATCACCAACGACCGGCTGGAGCGGCTGGACCGCCGACTCGATGAGGCCGCCGGGTTCGCCGTCCCCTTCGTGCCGCGCGGGCTCGATCAGATCCCGCCCTCACCCAACGACCAGGACGTGGTGATCACCGTCCGGCGCGGCGACCAGGTGAAGTCGAACTCGCCGGTGGTTCTGCCCAAACTCACCGGTGACTACGCCACCACCGACATCGACGGCGTCAAGTACCGGGTGCGCACCGTCGAACTGGCCTACCCCGAGGCCACTTCCCTCGAAGTGGGCGCTACCTACGACGACACCATCGCCGATACCAACAACCTGCACCGCCGGGTGCTGATGATCTGCGGGTTCGCCATCGGCGCGGCCGGGCTACTCGGCTGGCTGCTGGCCACGTTCGCGGTACGGCCGTTCCGGCGGCTGGCCGAACAGACCCGCCAGATCGACGCCGGCGACGTGGCCCCGGACATCGACGTCCGCGGCGCCAGCGAGGCGATCGAGATCGGCGAGGCGATCACCGGTCTGCTCGGCCGGGTGCGCGCCGAGCAGGATCGCACCCGGGCCGCGTTGGCCTCGGCCCGCGACTTCGCCGCGGTGTCCGCCCACGAGTTGCGCACACCGTTGACGGCGATGCGCACCAATCTCGAGGTGCTGGCCACCCTGGACATGCCCGAGGAACAGCGCAAGGAAGTGCTCGGGGACGTGGTGCGCACCGAAGCCCGGGTGGAGGCGACGCTGGGCGCACTCGAGCGGCTGGCCCAGGGTGAACTGACCACGGCGGCCGACCAGGTGCCGGTCGACATCACCGAGTTGCTCGACCGCGCCGCCCATGACGCGATGCGGGTGTACCCGGATCTGGAGGTTGCGCTGGCGCCGTCGCCGACATGCATCATCATCGGACTGCCCGCCGGACTGCGGCTGGCCGTGGACAACGCGATCGCCAACGCGGTCAAGCACGGGGGCGCAACCCGGGTACAGCTCTCGGCGGTGAGCTCCCGGGACGGAGTGGAGATCGCGGTCGACGACAACGGCACAGGGGTGCCCGAGGTGGAACGCACCGAAGTGTTCGAGC is a window from the Mycolicibacterium anyangense genome containing:
- a CDS encoding MBL fold metallo-hydrolase, producing the protein MRAALRFAAGTASLATGGWVLRALNDAPASLGAGPGLIGPVAGRSPHYRDGVFHNLEPASPLRLDAEENRLVLFDMLSSRSASRPRSTIPLDEPPVPAPPEPLAVSWLGHSTALLEIDGYRVLTDPIWSQRCSPSRAVGPQRLHPVPTPLEALPALDAVVVSHDHYDHLDMDTALALTRSQRAPFVVPLGVGAHLRHWGIPDGRVIELDWHEETRIGDLTLVCTPARHFSGRFLTRNTTLWSSWAIIGPRHRAYFGGDTGYTRSFADIGAAHGPFDLTLMPIGAYNNSWPDIHMNPEEAVQAHRDVTDAGLLVPVHWCTFRLAPHPWAEPVERLLTAADAAGIPVAIPKPGGRVVTTASPGIERWWRP
- a CDS encoding ABC transporter ATP-binding protein yields the protein MGETTHEPGAGHLAAAIAPPRPRPRAASDLLRLMPYLMPYRARWIAMIVIAISSLGATVAIPLMTKAVIDGPVRHQDQRGLWVVGAAAVAVGVAEAVLWFIRRWLVARATMGVEADIRKDLYARLQILPMSFHGQWQSGQLLSRIMNDLSTIRRLLSFGLVFLMLNVLQITVVTAILLAMYWPLGVVVLVSIVPITLIVLHFERTFTRLSRQAQDQAGHVATHVEESALGLRAVKSFGREDYVYGRFDEQAGELYDTQIKKVAVSAKFWTLLEIIPNLTLIVVLGFGAYAAGHGLVTLGTLVAFITMMLSLVWPIASLGFLLSMTQESMTAANRIAEIFDAPREITDGRRTEEPRGGRLELIDVGFRFNDSDEWALRHVTVTVEPGETLALVGATGSGKSVLAALLPRLYDVSEGSIRVDGTDIRDLSLSALRSAVATAFEDPTLFSMSVAENLTLGRSSDNPVSDEELARAIEVAAAEFVYDLPFGLQTRIGEQGMSLSGGQRQRLSLARAILAAPRILVLDDTLSALDVHTEAVVTEALRRVLAGVTGVVVAHRASTVLLADKVALLDTVDGAGTITHLGTHAELLATVPRYRYLLAADDDLDDGCEPREQWEDDDERQRLGRAYDESCEERESVRGPVGYVTFEGGQR
- a CDS encoding serine hydrolase, whose amino-acid sequence is MTALGRLLVTVVLLATLTACSTSPKSEPATVPSDVPPPLVPAMALPDNAVDNAVAKLDGIAADLMRSSGIPGMAVAVVHGGKTVYAKGFGVKDNTRPADDPSNKVDPDTVFQLASVSKSIGSTVVAHQVGTRAITWDTPVVDKLPWFALSDPAVTRMVAIGDLYSHRSGLPDHAGDKLEDLGYDRRAVLERLRNYPLSPFRISYAYTNFGLTAAAEAVAAAAGKSWEDLSDEVLYRPLGMASTSSTFADFEARADKALGHIRIDGGYQPRYQRDPDPESPAGGVSSSVNDMTHWLTMLLANGTYNGRQIVDPAALLPALTPQIVSSPPSEPAMRSGFYGYGFNVGTTSAARTEISHSGAFELGSGTNFVIIPSADVAIVALTNATPRGIPETLTAEFADLVQFGQVREDWRKLYGDAFATMDAPVGSLSGKQPPANAAPAKPLASYAGTYANAFWGPATVAEKDGKLTVALGPKGQTFELTHWDGDEFALSFVDENSPPGSISAARFDGDKLTLEYYDDEKMGTFTK
- the prrA gene encoding two-component system response regulator PrrA, with product MDSSASPRVLVVDDDPDVLASLERGLRLSGFEVSTAVDGAEALRSATETRPDAIVLDINMPVLDGVSVVTALRAMDNDVPVCVLSARSSVDDRVAGLEAGADDYLVKPFQLAELVARVKALLRRRGSTATFSSETIQVGPLEVDIPGRRARVNGVDVDLTKREFDLLAVLAEHKTAVLSRAQLLELVWGYDFAADTNVVDVFIGYLRRKLEAGGAPRLLHTVRGVGFVLRTQ
- a CDS encoding ABC transporter ATP-binding protein, translated to MTTTEWRGKFDEQPDDLPIDEAVPRRREARALLGSLLRPYRATVGVLALVVVVENAARLSVPLLVQRGIDHAIPPLLSGGSSRELILVVATLCGVVVLQAVSRLIFLNRSGRIGQRMLLEVRRRVFRHFQRLDVAFHDRYTSGRVVSRLTNDVEAIQDMLETGFDSLVTAVLTLFGTAILLVALDVRLGLMCLAAFPILVALVWWFSAESAKTYRKVRESAALVIVQFVETMTGIKAVQAYRREPRNQEIFDDVADQYSADNERTFRLLAIFMPGVKLVGNLTTGVVLLYGGYRVLHGEMTIGTLAAFLLYLRMFFEPMQEISQFFNTFQSASSALEKLAGVLAEKPGIADPAHPVRLHDVRGDVALRDVQFAYVPDRPVLPGLNLTIPAGQTVALVGTTGAGKTTIAKLIARFYDPTSGAVTLDGVDLRDVAQSDLRRHVVMVTQENFLFSGTVADNIRFGRPEASDEEVAAAAAAVGADGFIAALPDGYRTDVAKRGGRLSAGQRQLIAFARAFLADPAVLILDEATSSLDIPSERLVQRALHTVLADRTALIIAHRLSTVEVADRVLVLEHGRILEDGPPGELIGDGQGRYAALHRAWVESLA
- a CDS encoding carboxyl transferase domain-containing protein, whose protein sequence is MSRIGAVELRDAVLDAGSFRSWDDAPLEVPVDQVYAAELARARAATGLDESVLTGEGTVFGRRVAVVACEFDFLAGSIGVAAAERITAAVQRATAERLPLLASPSSGGTRMQEGTVAFLQMVKIAAAVTLHKQAHLPYLVYLRHPTTGGVFASWGSLGHITVAQPGALIGFLGPRVYEQLYGEPFPAGVQTAENLLRHGVIDGVVDIDLLRPTLDRALSVIADTPGPAPDAAAAEPIPDVPAWGSVVASRRPDRPGVSWLLRTGATDRVLLSGTHGEAASTVLALARFGGQPAVVVGQRRVTGGLDPSPGRFAPAHRTGPAALAEARRGMALAASLQLPLVLVIDTAGPALSADAEQNGLAGEIARCLSDLVTLDTPTVSVLLGQGSGGPALAMVPADRVLAAQNGWLAPLPPEGASAIVFRDTTHAAELAGAQGIRSADLLRNGIVDAIVPEHPDAADEPVEFTRRLGTAIARELHGLRTQPAADRYAARLERYRRIGLP
- a CDS encoding enoyl-CoA hydratase; this translates as MIGVNRVGDVTTIELQRSERRNALNSELVDSLRDAVEKAAADDVRAIVITGQGTVFCAGADLSGDVFAADFPDKAIALNKAIDAVPMPVIGAINGPAIGAGVQLAMICDLRVVAPEAYFQFPIAKYGLALDNWSVRRLSSLAGYGRARAMLLAAERLDAQTALMTGMANRIGDLADAQTWAAEIAGFAPLSLQASKRVLNDDGAYEEQGPLHKELFDKAWGSKDVIEAQVARIEKRAPKFQGA